CTACAGGTGTGTTTGAAATGGTGACGGCCAAGGGCAAGATTAGCCCAGTCAGAGCTAAATACTGCCAAATAGTTCATCGAGTTGATGGATACAATTATGCCGCATAGTCCACATTTGTCCACAGTGCGTAAGTCCTGCATAATCTGATTTAAAAAGCTATTTTATTTTTAATTTTACATTTTTTATTTGGTTTGGGGACTCAATTTTCCGCAAGTACAAGCAGTGACGCACGCTTTTGCTCAAGGGAGTTGTAAATTGCTCTGTTGATTCAATTGTACCACCCAGCCGTTCAAGTGTTGCTTGAAGGGAAGAGTTTTCTTCATCTGTCCAGTTGCCGCGATAAAGGATTGCTAAACCACCGACTTTCAGCAATGGTAGTGCATATTCCGCACAGATTGATGCGGAACCAACTGCTCGAATTAAAGCTATGTCGTAGGAAGATCGGTGTTGTCGTTGTTTTCCTAGTTCTTCAGATCTACCAGTCAAAGGAGTGGCGTTTTTAATTCCCAATTCGATTAGGAGAGTTTCCAGAAAGGTGATTTTTTTGCGGGTGGAATCTAGGAGGGTTATCTGCCAATTCGGTTGCGCGATCGCCACTGGCAAACCCGGAAATCCCGCACCAGTTCCTATATCGATAACTTGGGGATTGGCAATTTGAGATTTCACATTTGAGGTTTCAGATTGCATCTTGTCTTCTTCAATTTGCCATCCTAAATTTGCCATCTGCAATTCGTTTTTGATTCCCCGCAAAGAATCCCACAGATGTTTTTCCCAAAACTCGATCGGTTCGGTGATGCGAGTTAAATTTAACTGCTGATTTCCACGACAAATCAGTTCGTAAAGACGTTGAAATTGTTGTTGCTGTTCGGCATTCGGTTGCCAATTTAAGGTTTCCTGCCAAACAGAAGTCATCTCCGGCAACATTTTGAATTTTAGATTTTGGATTTTAGATTTTAGATTGGTAATTGGCGATCGTAACTATGAACTGGTTACTGGGAATTCGCCAGGAGATCTCTGTTCTGCCGATTTGAGTGTCGCTGGATCGACAGACTTTAGTTCGCCGCGATCGAGCGTCCAGCACTTGTCAGCTATACTCAACAAATCGCCAGCATCGTGGGTCACCACAAACAAAGTCCAGTGGCTTTTCAGTTTAGCTAATAAATTCACCAGCTGACGGCGCATTGACCAATCCAGTCCAGCCGTAGGTTCATCCAACAACAGCAGAGGCGGCTGACGAATCAGCTGCACCGCTAAAGCAAGGCGTCGCTGCTGACCGCCGCTTAAGGAATTGGGAGAAGTGTTCAACGATAAATGTTCCAGTCCCACTTCTGTTAAAGCTTCCCTGACTCGCTGGGAACCCAATTCTGGATGTCCCAGCCGCAATTCCTCTAAAATAGTGCTGCCGCAGAAATGCCGTTCGGGAAACTGAAATACCAAGCCACTTAATTGTTGCAGATCGTCGGCGATGAGTTCTCGATCGCGCCATAAGACTTTGCCAGATGTGCTTTCACTCAGTCCAGCCAATATTTCTAATAAAGTGCTTTTGCCAGAACCGCTGGGGCCGATCGCTAGCCCCATAGACTGTGGTGCTAATTCCAGGTTAATGGATTTTAAGATTGCCGTTGGGGTAGCTGGAGGGTGATAATTCAGGTCTCGTAGATAGAGCATTCAGTAAAAAACACAAACCGTACTGTCCCCATTTTGGCAGACTTGTCGAGTGCAACGCTAAACTGGAACGGGAAATCGACCTTTGCGTCAAAGGTGGGTAGATGCCCAAACCTTTGGCATCATTTAATTTAGCTTTTCAGCTTTGAGGCGATGATGGATTTGTTTCCTACTGCCAAACTGATTGTTGCTGCCTTCACCAGCGCGTACCGCAAGCACCTCGCGCTGCGTGGTAGATGGCATTTTGTCGGTGTTGCTGCGATCGCACTCAGCTTGTGGCCAAACCCCATCTTAGCTGGAGATCCCTTTCGCAGCAGTAGCCCCAAACCAATTGGAAACAGCACTGAAGCTGCTTTTAAGGCTCTGTTTAAAGAGGGAAACTATAAAGAAACAGCAGAACGTTACCTGCCAGAAGCTGAATCTAAAGAGCCAAACGAGCCGATGGTTTATGCTTTGAAGGCATCTTTAGCTTACACTGATTGGCAGGGAGATAACAAAAATAAGGCTTTGCTGGAATCGTTGAAAACCTACGCCGCTAAAACTCGCGAAACCGCTGCAAAGTTAAAACCAACCGACCCTTTGCGCGGCAATCTCTACATAGCTGCGGGTCACGCTTTGGAGGCTGCTGCTATTGTGGGCGAAAATGGTACTGTTAAAGGTGCGCCGCAAGCTTTAAGCAAGTTGCAGGAGGTGTACCGGGAATTGGATGCGGCGGAGAAAATTAACCCGAACGACCCGGAACTGAATTTGCTTAAAGGCTGGATGGATTTGCTCATCGCGGTCAATTTACCTTTTACCGATCCTCAACAGGCGATCGAACGTTTAGAAAAAGCAGCTCCGCCCTATCTAGCTTATCGCGGCATGGCGGTTGGATATCGGGATCTCAAACAGTATGACAAGGCGTTGCAATATGTCGATATCGCGCTCAGAAATACGCCTGACAATCCAGAGTTACAATACCTAAAAGCGCAAATTTTGGTGGGACTGGATCAAAACCGAGAAGCTAAGGAATATTTCCAAAATGCCTTGACAAAATCGGCGCAATTACCCAAAGATTTGGTCGCACAAGTTGTACGCGAACAGTGCAGAAACCAAGTGAGCATCGATCGCAAAGAGCGCAATTGCAGTGCGATGCGAAATCAGGTCAAACAGATGGATGGCAAGTGGGGCCCGATCGCCAGCCAGTTACCCAATTTAGATTAAACAATCTCATAGAATGACACAGGAAAACACATCAAATTATCTCTTTACCTAACCCCTAGCCCCTTTTCCCTCTTTCCCTAGCCCCTAGCCCCTAACCCCTAACCCCTCTTTATGCAAGTTCAATTCCGCGAGTACAATCAGTTCGATCTGTGGATATGGTTGGAGTTCAGTACCGTTCCTTCATATTCAGAAAAACAGTATCTGGAAGAGGTTTTCGATTCCTGGTTTTTCTTGGGGAAACTGGGAGGATTCAATGCTGAAAATCTGCAAGTTCAAGATACCGGTTTGGAACTCAGTTACATGGATTATGACGAAAATGTAGCTGATGAAAGTTTGATGGCGCTGATGCACAATATGGGCGAGTTTGAGTATTTGGGAAGGTGGGCGCGTTGCTGGTTTGATTTGGGAACTAGCGATGCGATCGCAATCGATATCCTGATTAACGCCCTCAAACAATTGAGCAAAGAATACGTTACAATAGAAAGATTGTTTATTGGCGGCGAAAATGAAGATTGGCCGATTGAACAAAGACACCAAGCTTCTGTTTACGATGGTAATTAACGAAAAATATGCACAAAGAAGGTGAAATCAGGGTTTTGTGTTTGGGAGCGATTAAAGATGGCGATCGCGTCTTTATGGGTGAAGGCTACGACCCCGTGAAAGAGGAACATTTTTATCGCGCATTGGGTGGTGGTGTAGAGTTTGGCGAAACCAGCTACGCAGCTTTAAAAAGAGAATTTCAAGAAGAAATCCAGGCAGAATTAACTAATATCAAATATTTGGGCTGTCTGGAAAGCCTTTTCACTTTCAACGGCAAGCAAGGTCACGAAATTTTGCAAATTTATCAATGCGACTTTGCCGATCCAAAATTTTATCAGATGGACAATATAGTGTTTGCTGAAGGAAAGCGAAAGAAAACTGCCCTGTGGGTAGAAATCGAGCGGTTTAAGTCGGGAGAATTGAAGTTAGTACCAGATCAATTTTTGGATTATTTGTAAAGGGGTGATTTTGATAAAAGGTCAAAGTTTAACATGATTAGCTTTTATAATCTTATCCAAAAAATCAAACAAAGACCTTCGCTTTACTTGGGTAAGCGTTCGAGCGGTCATCTGCAAGTTTTTTTAGACGGCTATACTTTCGCTCGTCGCGAACTCGATGTGCCTCTTACAGAAGAAGAGCGCGATTTTGAGGATTTTCAAGAGTGGATAGAGAAGCGGTTTAACCAGCCTTCGACTCAATCGTGGGAGCGAATAATTTTGTTTTATTCTGAAGACGAGAGGGATGCTTTGGATAAGTTTTTTGACTTATTTGAAGATTTCAAGAATCGGCATCAGAAATTAGAAATTGATGAAATAGCTAAAGCAGAGGATCGAGAGGGTGACAAAAATCGTTCGCGCCTTGGCGCATCACGTACATCATGACAGGCGTTGCCAATAAGTCAGGACAAAGATTGGACGTTGCCAAGTAGGGTACAATTTCGGCAAAATTACCGTTTAGCAAATCGTCGCGCAATTCGCGTCGGCAGATGAGGGAGCGACATTTTCGTGCTAAAATACCCAACCAGTCAGAATTGGCGATTTCTGGTTGCTGTCCGGCGCGGATGGCGAGGGCGATCGCCGCATCTTCCAAATCTCCTTCGCAATCCTCAAGAACTTGCAGAGCTTGTAATGCGCTGGGATAATCTGCTAATTGAGAACGAAAATGTGCGATCTCTTCTTGTGTAACTTTAGTCATACGGTTCCCCTCGCAACGAGCGCACCCGGCATAGAATTCAGTAGGCAATTACCATTTTGCCAAAGCTGGCATCATAAAGCGATCGCAGCAGATACAAAATAGGAAATATATCGCTCGATATAACTTATCCGAATATATCCAAAGTATGCTATAGCTAAAACAGGCACAGCAAATCGCCGCTGTCACCTACCCAAAGCTAAAGTTAAGGTCTTTCCCCCACAAATGATTAACCAAGTCAGACGACTCCTGGGAATCGAAACCAAATCTTCTTCCCCGATAAAGGCACTTTCCATAGACTGGGTACTCCCTGGAAAGCTGGCTGTAGGCAGATTACCCCAACCTGGTGACTCTACTGCACTTTTAAAAGCTAATATTAAATTTGTGCTGACTCTGTGTGCCGAACAAGAAGGAGCTTTGCCAAAAGATATTACCGATAATTTTCAATGTTTGCGTTTGGTGTTACCGGATAGATTTTATACAAATGAGATGACCGTAGAAGAACTAGCCGGAGCGGTGACGGTTGTGCGCGAAAATTTGGAGAAATCTATGCCAACCTACGTTCATTGTTTGGCAGGAATCGAGCGATCGCCTACCGTTTGTATTGCTTATTTGTGCAAATATGAAAAAATGGAACTCTGGGAAGCAGCTAACTGGCTCAAACAAGTCCATCCCAATTCTTTGCCCCATCCTGCTGCGTTGCGTGCCATCCGGGAATTTATCGCGCCTGTGCAAGAAGACTCCCGCGACACTGAAGGTCGGCAGTGATAATATCAATAATTTTGTTTTACCTCAAGTAATGGTTGATTTAGCTCCCACAAATTGGATAGGGAAACCCCTATGTAAAATCTAAAATCTAAAATCTAAAATCTAAAATTTATTTAGGCTTCTCCTTGAACTTCCGAAGGTAAGTTAACACTGACAAACTTACCTACTACCTGACGCAATTGATTGCTATCAAACGGTTTAGTTAAATATTCTGTCGCACCTGCCAGACGTCCTTGCACTTTGTCAAACAGTTTGTCTCTTGCCGTTAGCATTATAATGGGTAGTTCGCGAAACTGCGGTAAGTTACGCACCGTGCGGCAAAATTCCAAACCATCAATACCGGGCATGGAAACGTCCAGTAATAATACAGCAATTTTCTCGTGGTAAATCATTGCCAAGGCGTCTACAGCATTTCCTGCCACGAGAACCCGATAGTCTGTGGATAAAGCGCGTTTGACCATTTCTTGGGTGACGACGCTATCATCCACTGCTAAGATTGTCGGCATACGATCTAAACTTGAAGACATAATTTTTGTTCCAGTTTTTTACTCTACCCTACTAACACAACTTTAACTTGTTCTGCTAGCAGACGTTAATCTACGCAAGAGCGGAGAGATATAGCACTTTGATTAAATTTTTTCCAGTTTCTCAAGAGTTGCAAGTTACAATTACAATTATATTGAATTTTGTTAAATCAGCTTAAGAATAGTTAAAAAATAATTGTAATAATTAGTTAAACAAATTAAAATAAATATTAAAACTAACCAGCGATATATATCGTAATGCTCATCTATGGTATAGGGGCGTCAGCTCCTTAAAATTACGTAACCCAAGAAAGCAAGTAGGTATTAAACAAGGTGGGTAACAGATTGTCGATACTAGCCGATCGAAGAGCCAATGGCAACAAGTTGAGAAAAAGCTAAACCTTTGCTATTTGGCAATCTAAACCTTAACCGAAGCAAAAGAGCTGGCAACAGGGTGTTGTTGGTCAAACCATTTCAAAATCTACCGAACATTCACTTAATCGGCTGGTGAAGCGGCAATATTTTTAAGCCGCCTCACCAGCCGGAATCGGTTGAGTAACGGTTGTGAATAAGAGGTATCAATAGTTACCTCAAAAGATAGATGGCCTACTAAATAAATTTGGATAATTTTAAGATTTAACCATTTTAGGCCAAGAACTGTTTACCCTGCCGGCAAGTTCCAAAAAGGAAAAGGCGCTCATAAAAAATGACAGCATCATTACCGGGTCACTCAGCGTACCAGCTTAATGACCGATCGAAGAGCCAAATTCTCAGTGCGGCGACCGATGCAGATTTAGAAGATCTAACTCGCTTAGCTGCATACGTTTGTCAGACTAAGATCGCTTTATTGTGCCTGATTGACTCCGGGCGATTGTCGATCGAATCAAAAGTGGGCTTAGGGACTGAGGAAGCGTATATGTGCCAGAGTTTGTGGGCTCAAGTCATCCGTAGTAGTAAGGAATTATCGATCGTGCCGGATACATCAGCTGACGAAAGGTTTGTGAAAAATCCAGCAGTGGCAGGCCATCCAAACATCCGATTTTACGCTGGGATACCCTTGATGACATCGGAGGGGATTCTGTTGGGCACCCTAAGTATAATGGATTACGCACCACGAGATTT
This sequence is a window from Aerosakkonema funiforme FACHB-1375. Protein-coding genes within it:
- the rsmG gene encoding 16S rRNA (guanine(527)-N(7))-methyltransferase RsmG — protein: MLPEMTSVWQETLNWQPNAEQQQQFQRLYELICRGNQQLNLTRITEPIEFWEKHLWDSLRGIKNELQMANLGWQIEEDKMQSETSNVKSQIANPQVIDIGTGAGFPGLPVAIAQPNWQITLLDSTRKKITFLETLLIELGIKNATPLTGRSEELGKQRQHRSSYDIALIRAVGSASICAEYALPLLKVGGLAILYRGNWTDEENSSLQATLERLGGTIESTEQFTTPLSKSVRHCLYLRKIESPNQIKNVKLKIK
- a CDS encoding ABC transporter ATP-binding protein, with product MLYLRDLNYHPPATPTAILKSINLELAPQSMGLAIGPSGSGKSTLLEILAGLSESTSGKVLWRDRELIADDLQQLSGLVFQFPERHFCGSTILEELRLGHPELGSQRVREALTEVGLEHLSLNTSPNSLSGGQQRRLALAVQLIRQPPLLLLDEPTAGLDWSMRRQLVNLLAKLKSHWTLFVVTHDAGDLLSIADKCWTLDRGELKSVDPATLKSAEQRSPGEFPVTSS
- a CDS encoding Sll0314/Alr1548 family TPR repeat-containing protein, with amino-acid sequence MMDLFPTAKLIVAAFTSAYRKHLALRGRWHFVGVAAIALSLWPNPILAGDPFRSSSPKPIGNSTEAAFKALFKEGNYKETAERYLPEAESKEPNEPMVYALKASLAYTDWQGDNKNKALLESLKTYAAKTRETAAKLKPTDPLRGNLYIAAGHALEAAAIVGENGTVKGAPQALSKLQEVYRELDAAEKINPNDPELNLLKGWMDLLIAVNLPFTDPQQAIERLEKAAPPYLAYRGMAVGYRDLKQYDKALQYVDIALRNTPDNPELQYLKAQILVGLDQNREAKEYFQNALTKSAQLPKDLVAQVVREQCRNQVSIDRKERNCSAMRNQVKQMDGKWGPIASQLPNLD
- a CDS encoding DUF3531 family protein yields the protein MQVQFREYNQFDLWIWLEFSTVPSYSEKQYLEEVFDSWFFLGKLGGFNAENLQVQDTGLELSYMDYDENVADESLMALMHNMGEFEYLGRWARCWFDLGTSDAIAIDILINALKQLSKEYVTIERLFIGGENEDWPIEQRHQASVYDGN
- a CDS encoding NUDIX hydrolase, with the translated sequence MHKEGEIRVLCLGAIKDGDRVFMGEGYDPVKEEHFYRALGGGVEFGETSYAALKREFQEEIQAELTNIKYLGCLESLFTFNGKQGHEILQIYQCDFADPKFYQMDNIVFAEGKRKKTALWVEIERFKSGELKLVPDQFLDYL
- a CDS encoding protein-tyrosine phosphatase family protein is translated as MINQVRRLLGIETKSSSPIKALSIDWVLPGKLAVGRLPQPGDSTALLKANIKFVLTLCAEQEGALPKDITDNFQCLRLVLPDRFYTNEMTVEELAGAVTVVRENLEKSMPTYVHCLAGIERSPTVCIAYLCKYEKMELWEAANWLKQVHPNSLPHPAALRAIREFIAPVQEDSRDTEGRQ
- a CDS encoding response regulator is translated as MSSSLDRMPTILAVDDSVVTQEMVKRALSTDYRVLVAGNAVDALAMIYHEKIAVLLLDVSMPGIDGLEFCRTVRNLPQFRELPIIMLTARDKLFDKVQGRLAGATEYLTKPFDSNQLRQVVGKFVSVNLPSEVQGEA